The segment CCACTGCCTATTTCCAAGCACATTGTAGGTTTCATGGCTTTTAGGGCCTCTAaatcagcttctaaggcatctaTTAAGAGGAAAGAATCCTCCGATGGCTCGTAAACTGTCTCCGAGTCCTTGTCCGACAACTTAACTATCGGCGTATCCATGATGTATTTTAGGAAAAAATAGAACGCTTGTGTATGAATCCCTCGCTAGATACTTCTAGACCAATGAGATTAAAGAGATATATCACAAGTATTTTACAATTGCATCGGCCATTATTCTTGTTCTTTAACCAGCGAGGCTTCTGTCTCTGTTTCCACTTGTTCTTCTTTATCAGGAATAGTTGTAGAGCTACCGTATAAAGAACTGTGATCCAGTAAAGCCTTCCTTTTCGCCATATTCTTCTCGACCGCTTGCTGAATCTTATTCAGTCGCTCTTGCGTGTTTTGCAAAATATTACTGACTATAGTAATTTTGTGTTTAGCATTGATCAGCTTTTTCACGTAGGAATCCGTTTCCAAAGGACACTGCAATGTTTCGTTAATTCTTTGTAATTCTTCTGTCAACGATTCGATTCGTTGCTTTAATTCTATTTGACATATCCTACAGAAATAATGACAGCTGAATGGTAAAATATTATTATGGTAAATGAGAGACAGGTACTTGATGTAATTTTGCTACTAGCGCAGTACTCTTAATACGCACGAATGCTACGAGACATTACATCTAAAACGcttaatgtaataatatttacattcgTTAAAGCATAAGGATACGTAGGAACTTTTGCGTACCTGGTGGCACGAATTCTCTCGTCTAGTTGATCTACCGTCGGTTTCAAGAGGCTCATAAGACCTTCTGTCAAGGCATCTCTTGTCGGATTTTCACAAAAATCGTCTATTTTATCGTCTATTGACGTATTATCGCTCGCCGTATCCACATCCATGTCTCTACTTTTATCTATTTTCCGACCTAACCACTTGCTTCAGAGGGCACCACTGGGCACCACTCGATAGCCAGGACAAaccgaattttattattaaaattcctcGGTATAAGTAATTTACTATAAATCTAGAGAAAAAACGTATTGCGTTTAATCTTCGTCTGGGTTGAAAATGACGCGAGTTCCCGTTAAAAGTCGCGTTTCGTGGTATTGCCATGTTTTCTGGCTGATGTGGTAGAGAACATCTTTGTCTTGAAAAGAACCCGCAACTCAGGATCGGCGCGAGCTCTTTTCAAGACAAATAGTCTATTCTGGTCGATTTGGCTTGCCCACGAAGTAAAAGTAAGGAGACTTATCTCTATATcccagacagaaaaaaagtggTCACGAAAAATGTTCCGTACAGCGGGATGTTCGCCCAATGGAATAACTTGGACATTGTCGTCGCCATCCTGAATATTCGTCTCATAATACATACAAAGAGAAGATATAataacctttgaagtcctttcttgaccttggcatttaaattggttgtctattcgagcgggatattcaaatcgactaaatgtatcttaccgcaatttgctgattattgccgaagtttaccgtggtttaccgatcattgccgaatgggcatttaaattggttgtctagtgatttccctagtttatgtttgtccttgtcgagtgacgcctcttattatatctcctctttgataCATACAAGCAGAGAgcggcgggctccagctacgcTGATGCAGGGACAAACACCTACAGGGAGCGATGATAATGCGTACGTGAGACGCCACGATGGGAGACGAACCGtcgccacggccaaccagcgccactgggaaatatgttgtcgacgctggttggccgcggcgtcactcgcttggcgctggcgtcggttcgtcaccaatcgtggcgtctcacttaaacattaccaccgcttctgtagggccggtattcatagtcgctacttattcttaagcaaatgcttaagcatgcggcatcctctactaacctagtagctagtaaagaatgccgaatgcttaagcatttgcttaagaataagtagcgactatgaataccggccctagaggatcactatgcgcagtatgcgtgaattgaaacacacCCTATGTAGAGGTCGCTGCAGCACTCAACGCTTGTAGGGTTTTGTGTTGGTATGTTGTCTATCTGTATTATtgatttgcgcgcgaatttaTAATTTGTGGAATGATGtcttttattgtaaatttttattggTATCTaagattttgtttaatatttataaagcagTTATTTTGTTCAGAATGTATAATTTGTCCTCGATCAGTTTGGACGTGTTTCTCTTACTCTCTTAAAAAT is part of the Andrena cerasifolii isolate SP2316 chromosome 1, iyAndCera1_principal, whole genome shotgun sequence genome and harbors:
- the Hemk2 gene encoding hemK methyltransferase 2 — its product is MDVDTASDNTSIDDKIDDFCENPTRDALTEGLMSLLKPTVDQLDERIRATRICQIELKQRIESLTEELQRINETLQCPLETDSYVKKLINAKHKITIVSNILQNTQERLNKIQQAVEKNMAKRKALLDHSSLYGSSTTIPDKEEQVETETEASLVKEQERGIHTQAFYFFLKYIMDTPIVKLSDKDSETVYEPSEDSFLLIDALEADLEALKAMKPTMCLEIGSGSGIVITAVAMALSKHCQPYHLAVDINFDACKATKKTAMLNSVEVDAVRMDLSSCIRGNHGFDLVVFNPPYVVTSEKEISDERYLFKAWAGGTNGRKVMERLFPKIPDILSDTGAFYLLAIKENDPEHILRIFKGLSMTGEIVAERKIRGEHLYILRFKKIK